A single genomic interval of Pyrus communis chromosome 5, drPyrComm1.1, whole genome shotgun sequence harbors:
- the LOC137733823 gene encoding DEAD-box ATP-dependent RNA helicase 7-like: MECVDAHKQIVVPVLYGVDPSDIRKQEVLQKLLPKHKRHSNAGVKELQGWRSATIYPVGIRKIISKVKDVSKVQTLLFSATLPSWVKGISSRFLKPDKKTVDLVGNEKMKASTNVRHIVLPCSSSARSQLIPDIIRCYSSGGRTIIFTETKEAASGLAEALPGARALHGDIQQGQREVTLAGFRSGKFLTLVATNVAARGLDINDVQLIIQCEPPRDVEDYIHRSGRTGRAGNSGVAVMLYDPRRSNFSKIERESGLKFEHISAPQPLDIAKAVGQDAAEMITKISDGVIPAFKSVAEELLNTSGLSAVDLLAKALAKAAGYTEIKKRSLLSSMEDHVTVLLEAGKPIYSPSFAFGVLRRFLPEKVESVKGMALTADGNGAVFDVASEDLDLFLAGQENAANVSITVLKSLPDLQEKESRNTRFGGGGRFGRGGGGGFRNDRYSNNRSGGGGGGGRGGGNRW, translated from the exons ATGGAATGCGTGGATGCACACAAGCAGATAGTGGTTCCTGTTTTATACGGAGTCGATCCATCCGATATTCGAAAACAGGAAGTTTTGCAGAAGCTTTTGCCTAAACATAAACGTCATTCTAACGCTGGTGTGAAGGAGCTGCAGGGCTGGAGGTCCGCTACCATTTATCCGGTTGGGATTCGCAAAATTATTa GCAAGGTGAAGGATGTAAGTAAAGTTCAAACGCTACTTTTTAGTGCAACCTTGCCGAGTTGGGTGAAAGGC ATTTCTTCTAGGTTTCTCAAACCAGATAAGAAAACTGTAGATCTTGTTGGTAATGAAAAAATGAAGGCCAGCACCAATGTTAGGCATATTGTTCTTCCTTGCTCCAGTTCAGCAAGGTCGCAACTTATTCCTGATATCATACGTTGTTATAGCAG TGGAGGACGCACAATTATTTTCACCGAGACAAAGGAAGCTGCTTCTGGACTTGCTGAGGCGTTGCCTGGAGCCCGAGCTTTGCACGGGGACATACAGCAGGGCCAGCGTGAG GTCACACTTGCTGGTTTCAGGTCTGGCAAGTTTTTGACATTAGTCGCCACAAATGTGGCAGCGCGTGGACTGGATATCAATGATGTTCAATTAATTATCCAG TGTGAACCCCCACGTGATGTAGAAGACTATATCCATCGATCTGGACGCACAGGGAGAGCAG GAAATTCTGGAGTTGCTGTCATGCTTTATGATCCAAGAAGGTCAAATTTTTCGAAAATCGAGAGGGAATCGGGGTTGAAATTTGAACACATTTCTGCTCCTCAGCCACTTGATATAGCTAAAGCAGTAGGTCAAGATGCAGCAGAAATGATAACCAAAATTTCTGATGG TGTAATTCCTGCCTTCAAGTCTGTTGCGGAGGAGCTACTTAACACCTCTGGCCTATCTGCAGTAGATCTACTGGCTAAAGCACTAGCTAAAGCTGCT GGCTACACTGAGATAAAGAAGAGATCACTTCTTAGCTCTATGGAGGACCATGTCACAGTACTTCTCGAGGCTGGAAAGCCCATTTATTCACCGTC TTTTGCTTTTGGGGTCTTGAGGAGATTCTTGCCCGAGAAGGTTGAGTCAGTGAAGGGTATGGCACTAACAGCTGATGGAAATGGTGCAGTTTTTGATGTGGCATCTGAAGATTTGGATTTGTTTCTTGCTG GTCAGGAAAATGCAGCTAATGTGAGCATAACGGTGTTGAAATCACTGCCTgatttacaagaaaaagaatCAAGGAATACAAGATTTGGCGGTGGTGGAAGGTTTGGCCGTGGAGGTGGAGGAGGTTTTCGAAATGATAGGTATTCCAACAACCGAtccggtggtggtggtggtggtgggagaGGTGGCGGCAACAGATGGTGA
- the LOC137734510 gene encoding uncharacterized protein, producing the protein MAAAAAASSSSSDSHWKYDVFLNFRGLEAAASSSAISTKIMECVDAHKQILVPVLYGVDPSDIRKQEVLQKLLPKHKRHSNAGVKEVQGWSSNATFYAFRTKQPTRDYDVLTRRAVNYAQGLPLALKVLGAALYNKTVRVWKDVLKKLKEVPQVEINDVLKTSFDGLDHTEKNIFLDIACFFKGMKKDYATEILDSCGFYPLAGIEVLIDRALITVSVNGKLGMHDLLEEMGREIVRQESIEEPGRRSRLWSYEDVYRVLTQNTATQAVQSIILDLSCSNEVCFNAEAFVSMTQLRLLKISHKFSIFIHDYCKQRLIGHLKFHSHELRCLSWAGFPLQSLPSNCLFTNLVDLDMQSSLIDRLWERTQTLEKLKFINLSYCQYLKETPDFTKMPNLEKLILQSCIRLAEVHPSIWTRTNLVLLNLKGCQELKSLPSSIHMKSLKSLDLSDCSSLEMFPEIPEVMEELSWLNLSESKIKELPSSINNLTGLNHLDLKDCKELQSLPSSIRMKSLKRLDLSGCSSLEMFPEIPEVMEELSWLNLSKSKIKELPSSINNLTGLNYLDLKDCKELKSLPSGIRMKSLQSLDLSGCSSLEMFPEIPEVMEELSWLSFSGSKIKELPSSINNLTGLNHLDLKDCKELQSLPCSIRMKSLEILNLSGCSSLEMFPEIPEVMEELSWLNLSESKIKELPSSINNLTGLNHLNLKDCKELQSLPSSIHMKSLKRLDLSGCSSLEMFLEIPEVMEELSWLSFSRSKIKELPSSINNLTGLNHLDLKDCKELQSLPSSIRMKSLKRLDLSGCSSVELFPEIPEVMEELSGLSFSGSKIKELPSSINNLTGLNHLDLKDCKELQSLPCSIRMKSLEILDLSGCSSLEMFPEIPEVMEELSWLNLSESKIKELPSSINNLTGLNHLNLKDCKELQSLPSSIHMKSLKRLDLSGCSSLEMFLEIPEVMEELSWLSFSRSKIKELPSSINNLTGLNHLDLKDCKELQSLPSSIRMKSLKRLDLSGCSSLEMFPEISEVMEKLSWLNLSRSKIKELPSLINNLMGLNHLILEDCKELKSLPSGIRMKSLKHLDLTGCSSVELFPEMSEVMEELSWLSFSGSKINELPSSINNLTGLTELILEDCKELQSLPCSIRMKSLQSLDLFGCSSLEMFPEIPEVMEELSWLSFSGSKIKELPSSINNLTGLTELILEDCKELKSLPSSIHMKSLQSLDLSGCSSLEMFPEIPEVMEELSWLSFSGSKIKELPSSINNLTGLNHLFLKDCKELKSLPSRIHMKSLQRLDLSGCSSLEMFPEIPEVMEELSWLSFSGSKIKELPSSINNLTGLTELILEDCKELKSLPSSIHMKSLKSLDLFYCWSLEMFPEIPEVMEELSWLNLSESKIKELPSSINNLTGLNHLELKDCKELQSLPSSIRMKSLKMLDLSGCSSLEMFPEIPEVMEELSWLNLSESKIKELPSSINNLTGLNHLDLKDCKELQSLPSSIRMKSLKRLDLSGCSSLEMFLEIPEVMEELSWLSFSRSKIKELPSSINNLTGLNYLFLEDCKELKSLPSGIRMKSLKHLDLTGCSSVELFPEMSEVMEELSWLSFSGSKINELPSSINNLTGLTELILEDCKELQSLPCSIRMKSLQSLDLSGCSSLEMFPEIPEVMEELSWLSFSGSKIKELPSSINNLTGLTELFLEDCKELKSLPSSIHMKSLQSLDLSGCSSLEIFPEIPEVMEELSWLSFSGSKIKELPSSINNLTGLNHLDLKDCKELQSLPSSIRMKSLKRLDLSGCSSLEMFPEISEFMEKLSWLNLSGSKIKELPSSINNLTGLNHLVLVDCKELKNLPSSIGFWNWEIILPEKRKNFQGFWVHSADKHMDTKLCFEAISRSLRHMRRPSIAYCDYVARERKSEISFHYTDFKSSLCLEGTSDCSVVAGKIVICDSGIRPRMQEGHEVKDAGAIGMILANTTANAEQMSLF; encoded by the exons atggctgctgctgctgctgcttcttcgTCTTCATCCGACAGTCATTGGAAATACGATGTGTTCCTGAATTTTAGAGGACTCGAGGCTGCTGCTTCTTCGTCAGCCATCTCAACAAAG ATAATGGAATGCGTGGATGCACACAAGCAGATACTGGTTCCTGTTTTATACGGAGTCGATCCATCCGATATTCGAAAACAGGAAGTTTTGCAGAAGCTTTTGCCTAAACATAAACGTCATTCTAATGCTGGCGTGAAGGAGGTGCAGGGCTGGAG TTCAAACGCTACTTTTTACGCCTTCAGAACAAAACAACCCACCAGAGATTATGATGTTCTCACGAGGCGTGCCGTAAATTATGCTCAAGGTCTACCTCTAGCACTCAAAGTCTTGGGAGCTGCTCTTTATAACAAAACTGTACGTGTGTGGAAAGatgtcttaaaaaaattaaaggaagtCCCGCAAGTGGAGATTAATGATGTGCTTAAAACAAGCTTTGATGGACTAGATCATACGGAGAAGAACATCTTTCTAGATATTGCATGTTTTTTCAAAGGAATGAAAAAAGACTATGCAACCGAAATCCTGGACAGTTGTGGTTTTTATCCTCTTGCTGGTATAGAAGTTCTAATCGATCGAGCTCTCATAACTGTCTCAGTGAATGGGAAACTGGGGATGCATGATTTACTAGAGGAAATGGGTCGAGAAATAGTTCGCCAAGAATCTATCGAAGAGCCTGGGAGACGAAGTAGGTTGTGGAGTTATGAAGATGTTTATCGTGTGTTAACTCAAAATACG GCTACACAAGCAGTTCAAAGCATAATCCTGGACTTGTCGTGCTCAAATGAGGTATGCTTCAATGCTGAAGCTTTTGTTAGTATGACTCAACTGAGACTTCTCAAGATCAGTCATAAATTCTCCATTTTTATACATGATTACTGCAAACAACGCCTGATTGGGCACTTAAAGTTTCATTCTCATGAGTTGAGGTGTCTCTCCTGGGCTGGTTTCCCCCTACAGTCTTTACCATCCAACTGTCTATTCACAAATCTTGTTGACCTTGATATGCAATCTAGTCTTATTGACCGACtttgggaaagaacccag ACGCTGGAAAAGTTGAAATTCATCAATTTAAGTTATTGTCAATACCTTAAGGAAACCCCTGACTTCACAAAGATGCCAAATCTTGAGAAGCTAATTCTTCAAAGTTGTATAAGATTAGCTGAGGTTCACCCGTCCATTTGGACTCGTACAAACCTTGTTTTATTGAATCTGAAAGGGTGCCAAGAACTTaagagtcttccaagcagcattCATATGAAATCTCTCAAAAGCCTTGATCTTTCTGACTGCTcgagtcttgagatgtttccagagattCCAGAAGTTATGGAGGAACTATCATGGCTTAATTTGTCCgagtcaaaaattaaagaactgccctcgtcaattaataatctcacgggGTTGAATCATTTGGACctaaaagattgcaaggaacttcagagtcttccaagcagcattCGTATGAAATCTCTCAAAAGGCTTGATCTTTCCGGCTGCTcgagtcttgagatgtttccagagattCCAGAAGTTATGGAGGAACTATCATGGCTTAATTTGTCCaa gtcaaaaattaaagaactgccctcgtcaattaataatctcacgggGTTGAATTATTTGGACctaaaagattgcaaggaacttaAGAGTCTTCCAAGCGGCATTCGTATGAAATCTCTCCAAAGCCTTGATCTTTCTGGCTGCTcgagtcttgagatgtttccagagattCCAGAAGTTATGGAGGAACTATCATGGCTTAGTTTTTCcgggtcaaaaattaaagaactgccctcgtcaattaataatctcacgggGTTGAATCATTTGGACctaaaagattgcaaggaacttCAGAGTCTTCCATGCAGCATTCGTATGAAGTCTCTCGAAATCCTTAATCTTTCTGGCTGCTcgagtcttgagatgtttccagagattCCAGAAGTTATGGAGGAACTATCATGGCTTAATTTGTCCgagtcaaaaattaaagaactgccctcgtcaattaataatctcactGGGTTGAATCatttgaacctaaaagattgcaaggaacttCAGAGTCTTCCAAGCAGTATTCATATGAAATCTCTCAAAAGGCTTGATCTTTCTGGCTGCTcgagtcttgagatgtttcTAGAGATTCCAGAAGTTATGGAGGAACTATCATGGCTTAGTTTTTCcaggtcaaaaattaaagaactgccctcgtcaattaataatctcacgggGTTGAATCATTTGGACctaaaagattgcaaggaacttcagagtcttccaagcagcattCGTATGAAATCTCTCAAAAGGCTTGATCTTTCCGGCTGCTCGAGTGTTGAGTTGTTTCCAGAGATTCCAGAAGTTATGGAGGAACTATCAGGGCTTAGTTTTTCcgggtcaaaaattaaagaactgccctcgtcaattaataatctcacgggGTTGAATCATTTGGACctaaaagattgcaaggaacttCAGAGTCTTCCATGCAGCATTCGTATGAAGTCTCTCGAAATCCTTGATCTTTCTGGCTGCTcgagtcttgagatgtttccagagattCCAGAAGTTATGGAGGAACTATCATGGCTTAATTTGTCCgagtcaaaaattaaagaactgccctcgtcaattaataatctcactGGGTTGAATCatttgaacctaaaagattgcaaggaacttCAGAGTCTTCCAAGCAGTATTCATATGAAATCTCTCAAAAGGCTTGATCTTTCTGGCTGCTcgagtcttgagatgtttcTAGAGATTCCAGAAGTTATGGAGGAACTATCATGGCTTAGTTTTTCcaggtcaaaaattaaagaactgccctcgtcaattaataatctcacgggGTTGAATCATTTGGACctaaaagattgcaaggaacttcagagtcttccaagcagcattCGTATGAAATCTCTCAAAAGGCTTGATCTTTCCGGCTGCTcgagtcttgagatgtttccagagatttcaGAAGTTATGGAGAAACTATCATGGCTTAATTTGTCcaggtcaaaaattaaagaactgccCTCGTTAATTAATAATCTCATGGGGTTGAATCATTTGATCCtagaagattgcaaggaacttaAGAGTCTTCCAAGCGGCATTCGTATGAAatctctcaaacaccttgatcTTACTGGTTGCTCAAGTGTTGAGTTGTTTCCGGAGATGTCAGAAGTGATGGAGGAACTATCATGGCTTAGTTTTTCCGGGTCAAAAATTAATGAACTGCCCtcgtcaattaataatctcacgggATTGACCGAGTTGATCTtagaagattgcaaggaacttCAGAGTCTTCCATGCAGCATTCGTATGAAGTCTCTCCAAAGCCTTGATCTTTTTGGCTGCTcgagtcttgagatgtttccagagattCCAGAAGTTATGGAGGAACTATCATGGCTTAGTTTTTCcgggtcaaaaattaaagaactaccctcgtcaattaataatctcacgggATTGACCGAGTTGATCTtagaagattgcaaggaacttaAGAGTCTTCCAAGCAGTATTCATATGAAATCTCTCCAAAGCCTTGATCTTTCTGGCTGCTcgagtcttgagatgtttccagagattCCAGAAGTTATGGAGGAACTATCATGGCTTAGTTTTTCcgggtcaaaaattaaagaactgccctcgtcaattaataatctcacgggGTTGAATCATTTGTTCctaaaagattgcaaggaacttaAGAGTCTTCCAAGCAGGATTCATATGAAATCTCTCCAAAGACTTGATCTTTCTGGCTGCTcgagtcttgagatgtttccagagattCCAGAAGTTATGGAGGAACTATCATGGCTTAGTTTTTCcgggtcaaaaattaaagaactgccctcatcaattaataatctcacgggATTGACCGAGTTGATCTtagaagattgcaaggaacttaagagtcttccaagcagcattCATATGAAATCTCTCAAAAGCCTTGATCTTTTTTACTGCTGgagtcttgagatgtttccagagattCCAGAAGTTATGGAGGAACTATCATGGCTTAATTTGTCCgagtcaaaaattaaagaactgccctcgtcaattaataatctcacgggGTTGAATCATTTGGAActaaaagattgcaaggaacttcagagtcttccaagcagcattcgtatgaaatctctcaaaatGCTTGATCTTTCCGGCTGCTcgagtcttgagatgtttccagagattCCAGAAGTTATGGAGGAACTATCATGGCTTAATTTGTCCgagtcaaaaattaaagaactgccctcgtcaattaataatctcactGGGTTGAATCATTTGGACctaaaagattgcaaggaacttcagagtcttccaagcagcattCGTATGAAATCTCTCAAAAGGCTTGATCTTTCCGGCTGCTCAAGTCTTGAGATGTTTCTAGAGATTCCAGAAGTTATGGAGGAACTATCATGGCTTAGTTTTTCcaggtcaaaaattaaagaactgccatcgtcaattaataatctcacgggGTTGAATTATTTGTTCCtagaagattgcaaggaacttaAGAGTCTTCCAAGCGGCATTCGTATGAAatctctcaaacaccttgatcTTACTGGTTGCTCAAGTGTTGAGTTGTTTCCGGAGATGTCAGAAGTGATGGAGGAACTATCATGGCTTAGTTTTTCCGGGTCAAAAATTAATGAACTGCCCtcgtcaattaataatctcacgggATTGACCGAGTTGATCTtagaagattgcaaggaacttCAGAGTCTTCCATGCAGCATTCGTATGAAGTCTCTCCAAAGCCTTGATCTTTCTGGCTGCTcgagtcttgagatgtttccagagattCCAGAAGTTATGGAGGAACTATCATGGCTTAGTTTTTCcgggtcaaaaattaaagaactaccctcgtcaattaataatctcacgggATTGACCGAGTTGTTCTtagaagattgcaaggaacttaAGAGTCTTCCAAGCAGTATTCATATGAAATCTCTCCAAAGCCTTGATCTTTCTGGCTGCTCGAGTCTTGAGATATTTCCAGAGATTCCAGAAGTTATGGAGGAACTATCATGGCTTAGTTTTTCcgggtcaaaaattaaagaactgccctcgtcaattaataatctcacgggGTTGAATCATTTGGACctaaaagattgcaaggaacttcagagtcttccaagcagcattCGTATGAAATCTCTCAAAAGGCTTGATCTTTCCGGCTGCTcgagtcttgagatgtttccagagatttcaGAATTTATGGAGAAACTATCATGGCTTAATTTGTCcgggtcaaaaattaaagaactgccctcgtcaattaataatctcactGGGTTGAATCATTTGGTCCTAGTAGATTGCAAGGAACTTAAGAATCTTCCAAGCAGCATTGGGTTTTGG
- the LOC137733820 gene encoding disease resistance protein RPV1-like, producing MAASSSSSGLRWKYDVFINFRGEDTRKGFVSHLNKALRHKPINTFIDSEELRKGDRLSELLTAIRESRLSLVVFSKNYAYSTWCLKELVEILECHHTKNQIVVPIFYEVDPSDIRKLEGSFGKAFDRHEGHSNANMEEMRSWRSALTGASNISGWDSRSYEEDAKLIEEIVEDVFRKLIPISSTSTKDNDLVQMDSHMCEMRSLLYPPGVETNDVRVVGIWGMGGLGKTTIARAVFDEIACQFEACCFLENVKEGFMKHGKLYMQTQLLSSISSNKVGSSDISAKGFQVMLKSLGQRKVVVVDDVDELAQIEALLGNKGSFGRGSRIIITTRYLQLLSGTDAIYKLKIFSDPEALELFKRCAFRTKQPTRDYDDLTSHAIKYAQGLPLALKVLGGFLDNKTIREWKDVLKKLREVPLGGINDVLKTSFDGLDRKEQNIFLDIACFFKGMKKDYATEILDSCGFYPHAGIGVLIDRALITVSVNGELGMHDLLEEMGREIVRQESIEEPGRRSRLWSYEDVYHVLTQNTATQAVQSIILELSCSDEVCFNAEAFVSMTQLRLLKISQKSSFLKHEDCEQHLIGNFKFLFRKLRCLLWNGFPLQSLPSNCQFKNLVDLDMQSSLIDRLWEGTQTLEKLKFINLSYCQCLKETPDFTKMPNLEKLILQSCIRLAEVHPSIWTHTNLVLLNLKGCQELKSLPSSIHMKSLKRLDLSDCSSLEMFPDIPEVMEELSWLSFSGSKIKELPSSINNLTGLTKLILEDCKELKSLPSSIHMKSLQGLYLFGCSSLKMFPEIPEVMEELSWLNFSGLKIKELSSSINNLTGLTGLILKDCKELKSLPSSIHMKSLRRLDLSGCSSLEMFPEIREVMEKLSWLNLSGSKIKELPSSINNLTGLNHLVLEDCKELQSLPSSIPMKSLSTLKLSGCSSLEMFPEISEVMEKLSWLNLSGSKIKELPSSINNLTGLNHLVLEDCKELQSLPSSIPMKSLSTLKLSGCSSLEMFPEISEVMEKLSWLNLSGSKIKELPSSINNLTRLTELILKDCKELKSLPSIIHMKSLQHLDLSGCSSLEMFPEIPEVMKELSCLSFSRSKIKELPSSINNLTGLRRLRLKDCKELKSLPSSICMISLQHLDLSGCSSFEMFPEIPEVMEELSWLSFSGSKIKELPSSINNLTGLSMLSLKDCKELKSLPSSIRMKSLKHLDLSGCSSVEMFPKMSEGMEELSWLSFFGTKIKELPSSINNLTRLSYLNLKDC from the exons ATGgctgcttcatcttcttcttctggccTTCGTTGGAAATACGATGTGTTCATCAATTTCAGAGGGGAAGACACTCGCAAGGGCTTCGTCAGCCATCTTAACAAAGCTCTGCGTCATAAACCAATCAACACCTTCATTGATTCCGAAGAGCTCAGAAAAGGCGACCGCCTTTCCGAGCTCCTGACAGCGATTCGAGAATCAAGGCTTTCGCTTGTAGTTTTCTCTAAAAACTATGCTTATTCCACTTGGTGCTTGAAAGAACTCGTGGAAATCTTGGAATGCCACCATACCAAGAACCAGATTGTGGTCCCCATTTTCTACGAAGTCGATCCATCCGATATTCGTAAACTCGAAGGAAGTTTCGGCAAAGCTTTTGATCGGCATGAAGGCCATTCTAACGCCAACATGGAGGAGATGCGGAGCTGGAGGTCCGCCCTTACTGGAGCCAGCAATATATCCGGCTGGGATTCGCGAAGCTATGA GGAAGATGCAAAGCTTATTGAGGAAATTGTGGAAGATGTTTTTCGGAAATTGATCCCCATCTCATCAACATCAACCAAAGATAATGACTTGGTTCAAATGGATTCTCATATGTGTGAAATGCGTTCATTATTATATCCTCCTGGAGTTGAAACGAATGATGTTCGCGTTGTTGGAATATGGGGTATGGGTGGTTTAGGCAAAACAACCATCGCCAGAGCTGTTTTTGATGAAATAGCTTGTCAGTTTGAAGCTTGTTGCTTTCTTGAAAATGTGAAGGAAGGTTTCATGAAGCATGGCAAACTATATATGCAGACACAACTTCTATCTAGTATCTCGAGCAACAAGGTGGGGAGTTCCGACATATCGGCTAAAGGTTTCCAAGTGATGTTAAAAAGCCTTGGTCAAAGAaaagttgttgttgttgatgatgtAGACGAATTAGCTCAAATTGAAGCCTTACTCGGAAATAAGGGTTCTTTTGGTCGTGGAAGTAGAATTATTATAACAACTAGATATTTGCAATTACTAAGCGGAACTGATGCGATATATAAGCTCAAGATTTTCAGTGATCCGGAAGCTCTAGAACTATTTAAGCGTTGCGCCTTCAGAACAAAGCAACCCACTAGAGATTATGATGATCTCACGAGTCATGCCATAAAATATGCTCAAGGTCTGCCTCTAGCACTTAAAGTCTTGGGAGGTTTTCTTGATAACAAAACCATACGTGAGTGGAAAGatgtcttaaaaaaattaagggaaGTCCCACTAGGAGGGATTAATGATGTGCTTAAAACAAGCTTTGATGGACTAGATCGTAAAGAGCAGAACATCTTTCTAGATATTGCATGTTTTTTCAAAGGAATGAAAAAAGACTATGCAACCGAAATCCTGGACAGTTGTGGTTTTTATCCTCATGCTGGTATAGGAGTTCTAATCGATCGAGCTCTCATAACTGTCTCAGTGAATGGGGAACTGGGGATGCATGATTTACTAGAGGAAATGGGTCGAGAAATAGTTCGCCAAGAATCTATCGAAGAGCCTGGGAGACGAAGTAGGTTGTGGAGTTAtgaagatgtttatcatgtgtTAACTCAAAATACG GCTACACAAGCAGTTCAAAGCATAATTCTGGAATTGTCGTGCTCAGATGAGGTATGCTTCAATGCTGAAGCTTTTGTTAGTATGACTCAACTAAGACTTCTCAAGATCAGTCAAAAATCCTCctttttaaaacatgaagaCTGCGAACAACACCTGATTGGGAACTTTAAGTTTCTTTTTCGTAAGTTGAGGTGTCTCCTCTGGAATGGATTCCCCCTTCAGTCTTTGCCGTCCAACTGTCAATTCAAAAATCTTGTTGACCTTGATATGCAATCTAGTCTCATTGACCGACTTTGGGAAGGAACCCAG ACGCTGGAAAAGTTGAAATTCATCAATTTAAGTTATTGTCAATGCCTTAAGGAAACCCCTGACTTCACAAAGATGCCAAATCTTGAGAAGCTAATTCTTCAAAGTTGTATAAGATTAGCTGAGGTTCACCCGTCCATTTGGACTCATACAAACCTTGTTTTATTGAATCTGAAGGGGTGCCAAGAACTTaagagtcttccaagcagcattCATATGAAATCTCTCAAAAGACTTGATCTTTCTGACTGCTcgagtcttgagatgtttccagatATTCCAGAAGTTATGGAGGAACTATCATGGCTTAGTTTTTCcgggtcaaaaattaaagaactaccctcgtcaattaataatctcacgggATTGACCAAGTTGATCTtagaagattgcaaggaacttaagagtcttccaagcagcattCATATGAAATCTCTCCAAGGCCTTTATCTTTTTGGCTGCTCGAGTCTTAAGATGTTTCCAGAGATTCCAGAAGTTATGGAGGAACTATCATGGCTTAATTTTTCCGGgctaaaaattaaagaactgtcctcgtcaattaataatctcacgggATTGACCGGGTTGATCTTAAAAGATTGTAAGGAACTTaagagtcttccaagcagcattCATATGAAATCTCTCCGACGCCTTGATCTTTCTGGCTGCTcgagtcttgagatgtttccagagattCGAGAAGTTATGGAGAAACTATCATGGCTTAATTTGTCcgggtcaaaaattaaagaactgccctcgtcaattaataatctcacgggGTTGAATCATTTGGTCCtagaagattgcaaggaacttcagagtcttccaagcagcattCCTATGAAATCTCTCAGTACCCTTAAACTTTCCGGCTGCTcgagtcttgagatgtttccagagatttcaGAAGTTATGGAGAAACTATCATGGCTTAATTTGTCcgggtcaaaaattaaagaactgccctcgtcaattaataatctcacgggGTTGAATCATTTGGTCCtagaagattgcaaggaacttcagagtcttccaagcagcattCCTATGAAATCTCTCAGTACCCTTAAACTTTCCGGCTGCTcgagtcttgagatgtttccagagatttcaGAAGTTATGGAGAAACTATCATGGCTTAATTTGTCcgggtcaaaaattaaagaattgccctcgtcaattaataatctcacgAGATTGACCGAGTTGATCTTAAAAGATTGTAAGGAACTTAAGAGTCTTCCAAGCATCATTCATATGAAATCTCTCCAACACTTGGATCTTTCTGGCTGCTcgagtcttgagatgtttccagagattCCAGAAGTTATGAAGGAACTATCATGCCTTAGTTTTTCcaggtcaaaaattaaagaattgccctcgtcaattaataatctcacaGGGTTGAGAAGGTTGAGGttaaaagattgcaaggaacttaAGAGTCTACCAAGCAGCATTTGTATGATATCTCTGCAACACCTTGATCTTTCTGGCTGCTCGAGTTttgagatgtttccagagattCCAGAAGTTATGGAGGAACTATCATGGCTTAGTTTTTCcgggtcaaaaattaaagaactgccctcgtcaattaataatctcacaGGGTTGAGCATGTTGAGCttaaaagattgcaaggaacttaagagtcttccaagcagcattcgtatgaaatctctcaaacaccttgatcTGTCTGGCTGCTCGAGTGTTGAGATGTTTCCGAAGATGTCAGAAGGTATGGAGGAACTATCATGGCTTAGTTTTTTCGggacaaaaattaaagaactgccctcgtcaattaataatctcacgAGGTTGAGTTatttgaacctaaaagattGCTAG